Genomic DNA from Lactuca sativa cultivar Salinas chromosome 8, Lsat_Salinas_v11, whole genome shotgun sequence:
TGctcttttaatttcttttttatattttctaatattTATTTCTATATTTCTAGAattaagaaaaatataaaatcccACCATATCTCTACCCCACCAGACTCGGAcaccccccctctctctctccccTCCTTCCCCTCCTTCCCCTTCTTCTTGATAAACCAGATTTTCTAGAAACCCAAAAATTTGAATGCAGACAAAGCATATTAAAAACCCAAAACATGAAGCTTTTGAGAAAACCCTTCTAACTTTTAACAAATTTAACCCATGGAAGATGAAGTGATCGATTGTTACGATTTTGGAGCCTATAGCAATTTTGTGAAAACCCATCAAATCGAAAATTAGATGTAGCAAAATCGAACTGCTCTTCTACCCCTGATTCGAACCTATTACAATTTTGGAGTTAATCCTTATTGCTGCTCGATTTGTTGTGATACGCCCTATGATTTCTATTTGTTTAATTCTCTTTGTGATGGATAGATGTGCTTtctaaagaataaaaaaaattaattgtttgatttgGAGTTAATCTAGTATGGTTTGTAAGTGGAGTGATAGGGTGGGTTAGGGTTCTGATTTTTATAAGGACATATTTTGTATGAGTGAAGTCTGGGATTTCGAGAATTGAGTGCACCTCTTGATTTTTTCTTGAGCCAGTTGTGAAATCAAGATTAAAATCAGGAAGAACTAAGAAAACCAAACCCAACATCACCATTACCATCACCATCGTTCATCAATGGTAAATAATTTGGTCGCCGGAGAgccacaccaccaccaccattattTAGACAACCACCAGATATGTACGTTGGAGAGCCATAACACGACCAACATCGTCAATTTGGTTGTATTGCAGACGAATTAAAGCTTTTGAGGTAAGCTTTTGTTGGTTTTTTGAGAGATTGAATCTTAATGTGTCTGGGTGTTTTTGATCAGCTTGTAGGTTGGAGGTGGCAGTCCCTGGTAGGGTTGTTTTTGTTTGGGTTTTCCAACGAAGAAATAGGGATGGAGGAATGGTGGGTTGCAATGAAGCTTACACTCAATCTTTAAGTGGTTTCGGTTTTTTTgcaggttttgaagaagaagaagaagaagaagaagaagaagaagaagaggagagagagagaaagagagaaccaAATTTTTTGGACCATATTCGTagttttttgcaaaccacaagaaTCAAATTTGTGGTTTCGTCTTTAAATAATAAGTTNNNNNNNNNNNNNNNNNNNNNNNNNNNNNNNNNNNNNNNNNNNNNNNNNNNNNNNNNNNNNNNNNNNNNNNNNNNNNNNNNNNNNNNNNNNNNNNNNNNNNNNNNNNNNNNNNNNNNNNNNNNNNNNNNNNNNNNNNNNNNNNNNNNNNNNNNNNNNNNNNNNNNNNNNNNNNNNNNNNNNNNNNNNNNNNNNNNNNNNNNNNNNNNNNNNNNNNNNNNNNNNNNNNNNNNNNNNNNNNNNNNNNNNNNNNNNNNNNNNNNNNNNNNNNNNNNNNNNNNNNNNNNNNNNNNNNNNNNNNNNNNNNNNNNNNNNNNNNNNNNNNNNNNNNNNNNNNNNNNNNNNNNNNNNNNNNNNNNNNNNNNNNNNNNNNNNNNNNNNNNNNNNNNNNNNNNNNNNNNNNNNNNNNNNNNNNNNNNNNNNNNNNNNNNNNNNNNNNNNNNNNNNNNNNNNNNNNNNNNNNNNNNNNNNNNNNNNNNNNNNNNNNNNNNNNNNNNNNNNNNNNNNNNNNNNNNNNNNNNNNNNNNNNNNNNNNNNNNNNNNNNNNNNNNNNNNNNNNNNNNNNNNNNNNNNNNNNNNNNNNNNNNNNNNNNNNNNNNNNNNNNNNNNNNNNNNNNNNNNNNNNNNNNNNNNNNNNNNNNNNNNNNNNNNNNNNNNNNNNNNNNNNNNNNNNNNNNNNNNNNNNNNNNNNNNNNNNNNNNNNNNNNNNNNNNNNNNNNNNNNNNNNNNNNNNNNNNNNNNNNNNNNNNNNNNNNNNNNNNNNNNNNNNNNNNNNNNNNNNNNNNNNNNNNNNNNNNNNNNNNNNNNNNNNNNNNNNNNNNNNNNNNNNNNNNNNNNNNNNNNNNNNNNNNNNNNNNNNNNNNNNNNNNNNNNNNNNNNNNNNNNNNNNNNNNNNNNNNNNNNNNNNNNNNNNNNNNNNNNNNNNNNNNNNNNNNNNNNNNNNNNNNNNNNNNNNNNNNNNNTTCAAAACTATACCAAAGGAAGCTATATACTGCTCTCGCATACATGAAAAGCATCCTTTCGGATATTCATCTACGGAGAAAATCCGCAGGAGTTGTCGTTTTCCGCTTGTGTTATTGGAGCTATCGTTGGTTCTTGTGCTTACACATATTATCCGTCACCTTCTCAAACCTCTCAAACAACCACGAGTTATATCCGAGATCCTTGTACGTTCATTCCTTTTTTTCTTGATTAAATGAAGTTTTGACAAATTTCCCTTAATgttgaatttatatatatatttgctgTTAAAGGGTGGCATGATTGTTGGACCATCTTGCTTAAGCCGTTACAAGAAGTTTGCGAACTGGATCTTCCCAGGCCAATCGGCGTACATATATCGGAATATTGGTACATTTGCTTTCATGTATTTCATGTTCTTATCCGGGGTGAAGATGGACCTCCTCATGATAAAAAAAGCAACAAAAAAGCAATGGTATATCGGCATGGTTGGTATGGTTGTACCTACGGCAGCAACAGCATTGGTTGCTGTATGTGTCAGAAATTCTTTAGGCCCTGAAATGATGAAAGTTTCTTCGATTTGGGGTAATAAGTGCATCCCTAGCTATAACAGCTTTCCCTGTTCTCCACCCCATCATGAGAGAACTCAACCTTTTGAGCTCTGATATAGGTCGAATGGCATTAGCTACGGCTGTTATTGGTGACGTGGTCGGAATTAATGGGCTCGTCGCATTTGAGATTGCTAAACAAGCGGAAGGTCGGCCCTTGGCGCCATTGGGATACGCCATGTCTGGGCTATTCTTTTCTGTAATTATCTTTGGTGGGGTTCGATTGTTGATGTTTTGGATCATTAAGATAACACCAGAAGGGAAACCAGTTGAGCAAGTTACGTAATTTCGATCTTAGCAGGAGTTCTAGCGGTGGCGTTCTTGACTGATATGCTTGGGCTCGCCATAGTTAATGGTCCATGGTATTTGGGTCTGGCGATCCCTGATGGCCCACCGTTAGGATCTACCTTGACCCATAAGTGTGAATCAATTTGTTCTGAAATATTGATGCCATTTGCATATTTAAACATCGGCTTGATGACAGATGTGTTTGCCATGAGGGATGATTGGTCGAAATTGCAGCCTTTGTTTTTTTGTAGCGTTGACTGGATATTTAACGAAATTTGTGTCAACTTTACTGGTTACTCGATTCTTTGACATGTCCATGAGAGATGGGGTGACCTTGAGTTTGATAAAGAGCTTGAGAGGTCAAGTCGAGCTTTTGCTTTTTATACACTGGTTGGACTTTCAGGTTCTCTCTTTCCCTTTCTCTAAAGCCATGTTACAATAATCTTTTTCAACTAAATTTTCTCTAAAGCCATGTTCTCATTTAAAAAGCTAATAATTAATTTTTGCAATCTGTGATTAATTATTATATCCAGATGATCGGGATTCCACAGTTTACTATGTTTGTACTTTTGACAACGGTGATGACGGGAATAGCATCGCCGTTAATCAACATAGTCTACAATCCAAATAGGCCATACATGATCAATAAACGACGAAACATCCAACATACTCCTCCTAACACCGAACTCAACGTTCTGGTGTGCTTCCTTGATGAAGAAAGTGTTCCAGGAATGATCCACCTTCTAGAAGTTTCTAACCCAACAGTACACAGTCCTTTCTTAGTATACGCTCTTCATCTTGTCGAGCTTGTGGGCCGAGCTGCTCCCATGTTCATCGATCATACAGGAGAACCCaaagaaaatgataaaaagaGCCAAAAGGATTACAGCGGGGCTGTACATAAATCCTTTCAAACTGTCCATGAAACCAGGGGTGATGTTATTAAGGTTCACTCGTTTACCTCGGTAGCACCAAAAAGAAGCATGTACCAAGATGTTTGTGAGCTTGCTTTGAACAGGAAAGCATCTTTGATAATATTACCGTATAATATGTCCCCAATGAGAGGCTTAGCAGGGACAGATATGATTCAAAACAGTGTGAAATCTTTGAACTACACTGTGTTGGACCATGCACCATGCTCGGTGGCCATGTTAGTCGATAAGGGGGATTTCAGGGCACCCACAAACCTACGCATGTCTGTGACACTACAATACCATTTCGCAATGCTTTTTCTAGGTGGAGCAGACGCAAGGGAAGCATTGGCGTGTGCTTGATAGGATGGCTGGGAATCCGAATGTTTCACTTACTGTGATACGGTTTCTTGCGTATAATGGTGAAGGAGATAATGAAATGGAAAAGAAGCTTGATGATGGGCTGGTGACTTCATTTTGGGTGAAATATGAGGGGAATGAGCAAGTGGCTTATCGGGAGGTGGGTGGTGAGAAATGGTGAAGAGACTGTAGCAGCTATTCGAGCCATGAATAGTGAGGATTATGATCTTTGGATTGTGGGGAGAAAACTGGGGGTTAATCCGATTTTGATCGAAGGTTTGTCGAGTTGGAGTGAAAATTTGGAGCTTGGAGTGATTGGTGATTATGTTGCATCTGTTGATTTAGGGAGCACGGCTTCAGTTTTGGTAGTGCAACAACAGGTTTTACGAGACAAAGAGACCAATTCTGGGGGATTGCGAGGGCGAATCTCTAGATATTTTagtgatattttatgtttttgattGCTAATGGATAAAAATGTACGTTTGTTATTGTAATGACTCAGAATGAATAGCATAGGGAAAAGAACCGGTAGCGCTTGGCCTATTGATCGATTAGATTCATAAATCTTGTGTATGCATTTACTCTTAAGTTCGGTTTGTTTTCGTGTATATATTGGGTGTAAAATTTTAATCCGCTGTAGTATAGTTTCATTTTACTCCACTGCTAGAAAAAGGTTTTTCCTTGACAAACAATGTCTTGTCATACATAAATGCTATGACAGACAAATGTTTGTCTGTCATAAATGCTCTGACAGATAAATGTTTGTCATTTAAAGCCATGTCATGATAAAAAATGACACACATTAGGTCTGTCATAAAATTTAACGATAGACTTTTATGACCAACAATTAAGACATACATATATGACATGCGTTTTCCACGGGTCCAGCTATTTAGACCCTTTTTACATTCTTAAAGGGCCCCCTAATAATTATTTTAacttttttcctaaaataaactaatcaTTACAAAATAATTATCTTTTTATTAATTATCATTACATAATATTATACCCCTCATgattactttatatttttaattttaaataaaactaATCATTACATAATAAAAGAGTTCAATATAAAGAATTGTTTATAGAAAAATAAtaatatcatttttataaaaaaaaatattatatatatatatatatatatattcaaatctataaaataaaatattttaaataaaaaagttaaatttttttttgtttttatatgcaatttattaaaataatttttatatgAAAGTATAATAATAAATGACTTCAAATACAAtatgataataataaaataaaattcaaatgtaattacatatgaaaataattaaaatatattcgtacataaaaataattcaaatatATTTGTAAATAAAGTTCTAGTGGAACAACTGGATTTTTCGGTGTGCATGTCATCGCCTTGTCGGACCACGGAAGCCACCCATTCGCCGCCGCCGTCGGCAACCACAACTGTCGACTCAccatctctctctcttcttcgtTCTCTTTTTATTTTCCCGGCAGCTTCTAGCGGTAGGAAGAATGATACCTTTTTGGTGTGTGGGGGGATTTTTGTGTATGCTTGTGTATTTTCAGATCGTGTTTTCGGACGATGACCGTTTTTATATTAGGCAGTGAACATCCaaataaatctttttttttttttttaaattttaaatattaaaacataatattatttttatgatAAGATAAAATGATGATTTTTGCAATACAACAAAATCATCACTTGGCTTGCGAAAAGgcttttagtaaaaaaaaaagttataacgGTTTTAAGCCCAAATTTAAGGTTATTATTTTAGAAATACaacaataatttatttaaattttatatatatatatatatatatatatatatatatatatatatatatatatatatatatatatatatatatatatatatatatatattttaacgtTTTATAGTATTTAATTAATatgaagaaaatgaaaaaaaagcaCATGAAAAAAAAACGCATGGGTTCCTTATTTTTTGTTaacattttattttcatttttaattgtaTGTTTATTACTCTTAATTAATGagaatgtgtgacaacccgaaatttccattgtacgaacattatctattcaatagaagctagttcagtttcagtgattttcaagctttttcgaacaagtttgtgtacattagggtttatgttttagaggatatcaggagagtggatgctcctggttttgtgaaaattgggcattccaagtttcatactgttacagtcctatatccagaataaaaatattttctgccaaaatattccaggactataaatagttttctgaattaaattaattcatttttcacaattccaaataaagaaaagccatattctctctgacggatcttcaggttttcatcccagattgtgagtctacttttctatatgtgtttcaatacttgtttgatgcttattaacatcaataacatgttagattacaagatccgggagtttaccgcccaagaacgttcttggggagtaaactccaaaatggaactttaatgctttctagacccattcctatgttagaggacttatcaaggacattgtgtatgatctttataggctagaaatcatccaagaaacacaagttcttggagtttacggccaaggaactaccttgggccgtaaaccccttttaaagggcaattagtgccctaaaacttccccaaatgcttaaggacttaaaCCCTCAATTACTTGTGCTTATTTAAGGCATCTAaacccataaaaatcataagtttgtaggagtttacggccaagaacccctcttgggccgtaaacccctttttgaagggtaaaaatcattccaagcacaccttaagccttaagacaatttaccttgcacccttgggactagaatggagagtagaacacataaaaaccactccttgaaaggagtttacggccaaggaacatggcttgggccgtaaactccaagtgaaggcaccaaagtgtgcctcttgtccccattagccttagataaattcatggaagccatccttgatgtttaagagcctcaaaacaattaaaatccaagagtttacggccgtaaactctagggtgaatgactttaggccgtaaactcccatatggagtgttctagagccttaaactacttcatgtgttattccaataaagctaagagtgttctaggatcaagatagcaccacaaaacacccaaaaccaccctttgaggagttcacggccataaacctatgagtttacggccgtaaactccaaggtatggggttttttgggtggtgaactcctatacaaggccctttgatgtttcaaacccttttgccttgtcccgtagcaacttagatgcaaccatttgaaccttaaacactcataaaagtgtttaaatgttttctaagtgtcttaacttatttatttaagttattatatgtctaattagttatatatatgcttattatatgataactaggctcgtgcgtgtaaaccagtctccgtttgccacctagcacggtagccgacacggCAATtaaaacgactcaccacaagtgagttcataccccttgaatcaacctttgaaatgattttaagtgttttaaatactttatggggggggggggggggggatacaagtcaaatacttataagttattgcttcaatcacatgtgattgcatttaatcacatgtgattaataactaggaaaacaacgatttttaccactgttcaaactgtttatcaaattgttttactttgaaatgttttacaaactgttttactatccaaacttacttatagactgtgatttaaacaaatgcttcttatacttgaactgttttattaacttatgccttcaaattgttttatagatcgacatcaagtcgatctcctcttgaaatcatatttatgcttcaaatgttttatgaaaacttagttatgctttatatattcaattgcatgcccatatatgtatagatgtataaataatgtttaaaggacttaggaaggccatccgccctatttccttttcgcgccttgagatgtggtctggtgggatttcgggtgaccatccgaaggtcgtttcaatattacttatatatcatatatacatatatagacataaaagtacttccatattcattcttatcagtacatcattagttagttaccatcggggtaacacaggatcagtacatatacgagaaacaatacatatacagatatacgagaaacaatacatatacagatatactagaaacaatacatatacagatatactagaaacaatacatatacagatatacgagaaacaatacatatacagatagactagaaacaatacatatacagatatactagaaacaatacatatacagatatacgagaaacaatacatatacagatatacgagaaacaatacatatacagatatacgagaaacaatacatatacagatatacgagaaacaatacatatacataaatacgtaataattgtgatgcactgtatcgggcatgccttaaatgtcatggcccgagttgtagccagaattctcttggagggagagcgtgagtttgcatatagatctatactggattgactatcctacaccttgctgctagctacagccggacctgcaggtgtgcgggtgccaaacgtcatttcttttattacgaccattcattatgtcgttgttaccagtcgatagcatggtgcaatttatcacattatgccttaatataaatccggtttaaggtagtagtatttggtacagcagtagtcttattatacaaagctacagtactacaatgatttacccattacatattttagtgataatctcacttaagcattagtgtacaaactatatttttaacaaatgatagttatacttgggtaattacacacttttacaacagacaagtttacaaaacagtttagccttggtagaaggttacttttatagaaaatataggattttctgagagattcaaacttttacaaacactttcaaacatttgcttacatttttacaaacttatacattgagacaggttcaaacgtttttacaagaaacattgacactaaaatacttatgaactcaccagcttaatgctgataaactctttcaaaataacttgtattctcaggtcattagtagacaggtaccgaggccagcttttgagaagatggagtgcattcaagactcatctcatattattttgtgtttcattatttttggtgtctataactgtacagaacacacttgtattaaaattatatatttaatgcaatggatgatgttgtttgcttatttacatttactgtgttttgatactatacatgacgtcctccgccccagaacgtttccgccgttcttggttttggggtgtgacagattggtatcagagcattgtttatagtgaatcaagtatatcaacccataaaagatatactaatctataaacccaaaagggactaaaacactctgaccaagagtctatactttaaataataaaatatttaattaagtatactagtctacattcatactaaaatcagtgtcacaatgacaagaacaaaagtattacgattgttgaatatcacaagtgagctcggggatgtatggtcagtcctgggaatggcatagcctgatcaactatgctggtcctaggagtgattagcatatgccctagaatggttgtgatatgttaacaagtctaaaaacttaccaacaataccacaagaagatcagtagaacttagaacttaaaatactataggattattttgtgctactagttacacgtatactatattcttatacctctcttctcgcgtagatctaaatggctggattccatcatggcgacccgtactttcccaatgaaggcaatgccgggtggatcgatgaagagcccgaagatgatcatccaatccctttggatgatcacctcgcagaaggcttttcagatggatctgactccgagcctgaagtcaacaacctaccgcttgtaggtcaagccccgaacaacaaccctcgaccagcgtttccaggtcctacacccatgtgggcaaacaatctgaatcgctggagtgatgaacagggtcaacccttgccatactttggggaccgaaccttttacaacattagcgatggtggctctgctgacagagctctgccagtaatcatccgcagaatagctcgtaatgtcgagcaaggtcgagcagccatcgaccgggtcatggagattgatgccaattcaggtgtcaatacagtccgcatccaccgtcttgaagaagacatggaacggacccggagaaccaacgaaactctgcagcaacagctggctgcctcccgtgctgaagtcttagaacttcgagctcgtcagagagctcaggaccgacaccttcaggagatgtttcgccaagtgtccgacctcagggctcgcccgagaaattcccatcgccattagatgatgtctagtacatctctgtcttttgatttagggatagccttgaacttatgtgctctgagtagcacttgtctgtaaaatattcctaactttcggtactctaattaggaatttaggactgtcagtcttgtccttatggtatgatgtaagacctactgttaggtcgattttccttgaacttattacatcagtaatacccgtactattgaaatctatctaatttgtgggaaaaatttgtacacttgtgtattcctactaatattccttattgtgatttcaaacactcattcaaactgttgggctatggttagttagtccatgggtcactctcacgttgcttacaaattgattcttatcatacttcgtgtctttataaacttatagctgaaggatgcctccttgCAAATCTCTCAGgactaggaataatcctgcatctccaccgcctcctccacctgcggtcatcgatactgcagctctgaatgctgccgtagctgcagcagtggctactgccatggctcagtatcactcatccgatgctagcagaggtggaacccctgttgaatctatcccagttgaaatccctgtgcgctcgagagagtgc
This window encodes:
- the LOC111881761 gene encoding LOW QUALITY PROTEIN: cation/H(+) antiporter 24 (The sequence of the model RefSeq protein was modified relative to this genomic sequence to represent the inferred CDS: inserted 1 base in 1 codon; deleted 4 bases in 4 codons), with translation MVNNLVAGEPHHHHHYLDNHQISCRLEVAVPGRVVFVWVFQRRNRDGGMEAIYCSRIHEKHPFGYSSTEKIRRSCRFPLVLLELSLVLVLTHIIRHLLKPLKQPRVISEILGGMIVGPSCLSRYKKFANWIFPGQSAYIYRNIGTFAFMYFMFLSGVKMDLLMIKKATKKQWYIGMVGMVVPTAATALVAVCVRNSLGPEMMKVSSIWGISASLAITAFPVLHPIMRELNLLSSDIGRMALATAVIGDVVGINGLVAFEIAKQAEGRPLAPLGYAMSGLFFSVIIFGGVRLLMFWIIKITPEGKPVEQXYVISILAGVLAVAFLTDMLGLAIVNGPWYLGLAIPDGPPLGSTLTHKCESICSEILMPFAYLNIGLMTDVFAMRDDWSKLQPLFFCSVTGYLTKFVSTLLVTRFFDMSMRDGVTLSLIKSLRGQVELLLFIHWLDFQMIGIPQFTMFVLLTTVMTGIASPLINIVYNPNRPYMINKRRNIQHTPPNTELNVLVCFLDEESVPGMIHLLEVSNPTVHSPFLVYALHLVELVGRAAPMFIDHTGEPKENDKKSQKDYSGAVHKSFQTVHETRGDVIKVHSFTSVAPKRSMYQDVCELALNRKASLIILPYNMSPMRGLAGTDMIQNSVKSLNYTVLDHAPCSVAMLVDKGDFRAPTNLRMSVTLQYHFAMLFLGGADAREALACADRMAGNPNVSLTVIRFLAYNGEGDNEMEKKLDDGLVTSFWVKYEGNEQVAYREVVVRNGEETVAAIRAMNSEDYDLWIVGRKLGVNPILIEGLSSWSENLELGVIGDYVASVDLGSTASVLVVQQQVLRDKETNSGGLRGRISRYFSDILCF